One genomic segment of Pseudorasbora parva isolate DD20220531a chromosome 6, ASM2467924v1, whole genome shotgun sequence includes these proteins:
- the mafba gene encoding transcription factor MafB codes for MRKDGGERQKSAFATLVNTLLKNRDTMSADLAMGPELPTSPLALEYVNDFDLMKFEVKKEAMAGHDRSNIRQCNRLQPQGSVSSTPISTPCSSVPSSPSFSPTEQKNHLEELYWMPSSAYPQQIDPQTLSLTPEDAVEALIGATAHGHPPPPHVQQQQQLQAGGFDGYRGAHHHHHGHAQQQQQPPQHHHQYGAIPHHPDDLPVHPGAHGHHHHHHHHHSQDPDSPSPTSPGSHQQLHHRHHHHHHPHAHPGQQGHHGVGGGLNVEDRFSDDQLVSMSVRELNRHLRGFTKDEVIRLKQKRRTLKNRGYAQSCRFKRVQQKHVLENEKTQLINQVEQLKQEINRLARERDAYKLKCEKLTGANGFREAGSTSDNPSSPEFFM; via the coding sequence ATGCGCAAAGACGGGGGAGAAAGGCAAAAGTCGGCTTTCGCGACGTTGGTAAACACTTTGCTGAAGAACAGGGACACAATGAGCGCCGATCTGGCCATGGGGCCCGAGCTGCCCACCAGCCCGCTGGCGTTGGAATATGTCAATGACTTTGATTTAATGAAATTCGAGGTGAAGAAAGAGGCCATGGCGGGACACGACCGCTCCAATATACGGCAGTGCAATCGCCTCCAGCCGCAGGGCTCCGTGTCCTCCACTCCGATCAGCACCCCGTGCAGCTCCGTGCCGTCCTCCCCGAGCTTCAGCCCCACGGAACAGAAGAACCATCTGGAGGAGCTGTACTGGATGCCCAGCAGCGCGTACCCGCAGCAGATCGACCCTCAGACGTTAAGCCTGACGCCCGAAGACGCGGTGGAGGCTTTGATCGGTGCCACGGCCCACGGGCACCCTCCGCCCCCTCAtgtgcagcagcagcagcagctgcAAGCAGGAGGCTTTGACGGATACAGGGGCGCGCATCACCACCACCACGGCCACgcgcagcagcagcagcagccgcCGCAGCACCATCACCAATACGGCGCGATCCCCCATCACCCCGACGACCTGCCAGTTCACCCCGGCGCGCACGgccaccaccaccatcaccaccaccaccacagtcAGGACCCCGACAGCCCTTCTCCTACCTCGCCCGGGTCCCACCAGCAGCTCCACCACcgtcaccaccaccaccaccacccgcACGCCCACCCGGGCCAGCAGGGTCACCACGGCGTGGGGGGCGGCCTGAACGTGGAGGACCGCTTCTCCGACGACCAGCTGGTGTCCATGTCCGTACGGGAGCTCAACCGACACCTGCGGGGGTTCACCAAGGACGAGGTGATCCGCCTGAAGCAGAAACGCCGGACCCTCAAGAACCGGGGCTACGCGCAGTCGTGCCGCTTCAAGCGCGTGCAGCAGAAGCACGTGCTGGAGAACGAGAAGACCCAGCTCATCAACCAGGTAGAGCAGCTCAAGCAAGAGATCAACCGGCTGGCCCGAGAGAGAGACGCCTACAAACTCAAGTGCGAGAAACTGACCGGAGCGAACGGGTTCCGCGAGGCAGGATCCACGAGCGACAACCCGTCCTCCCCAGAGTTCTTCATGTGA